A single Hemitrygon akajei chromosome 29, sHemAka1.3, whole genome shotgun sequence DNA region contains:
- the nmnat1 gene encoding nicotinamide/nicotinic acid mononucleotide adenylyltransferase 1 isoform X3, producing MESSSRCKEVVLLACGSFNPITNMHLRMFELARDYLHETGKYMVIKGIISPVSDAYKKKGLVEASHRVAMIEKAVQCSDWVTIDPWESKQGEWLETVKVLRHHYENLMKLYGNDKKISTLPRRAKKRKAEDKDVCPLVERHDFKSDLPELMLLCGADVLESFGVPNLWKNEDLEEILGRFGLVCISRQRCNLQKCIYESDLIWRFREKIHLVTEWIDNDTSATKVRRALRRGQSVRYVIPDPVIDYIQQHRLYDQQSETKNSDVALAPLQRYREESSQGSLQC from the exons ATGGAGAGCTCGAGCAGGTGTAAAGAGGTGGTCTTGCTGGCTTGTGGTTCATTTAATCCCATCACAAACATGCACCTGAGGATGTTTGAATTAGCCCGCGATTACCTGCATGAAACAG GGAAATACATGGTGATAAAGGGCATAATATCTCCTGTGAGTGATGCATACAAAAAGAAGGGCCTTGTAGAGGCAAGCCATCGTGTAGCGATGATAGAAAAGGCTGTACAGTGCTCTGACTGGGTGACCATAGATCCTTGGGAAAGCAAGCAGGGGGAATGGCTGGAGACTGTCAAAGTTCTTAG GCATCATTATGAGAATCTGATGAAACTCTACGGCAATGACAAAAAGATCTCGACACTACCCAGAAGAGCAAAGAAAAGGAAGGCAGAAGATAAAGACGTCTGTCCACTAGTCGAAAGACATGATTTTAAATCAG ATTTGCCTGAGTTGATGCTGCTGTGTGGAGCCGATGTTTTAGAGTCATTCGGAGTTCCTAATCTGTGGAAAAACGAAGACCTAGAAGAAATCTTGGGCAGGTTCGGGCTGGTCTGCATTAGCCGACAAAGGTGCAATCTTCAAAAATGTATCTACGAGTCTGACCTCATCTGGAGGTTCAGGGAAAAAATTCACCTTGTGACCGAATGGATAGACAATGACACCTCGGCCACGAAGGTTCGCCGAGCTTTGCGAAGGGGACAGAGTGTTAGGTACGTGATCCCGGATCCCGTCATTGATTACATTCAGCAGCACCGGCTGTACGATCAGCAGAGTGAAACTAAGAATTCTGACGTCGCCCTAGCACCCCTGCAGCGCTACAGAGAAGAATCGAGTCAGGGCTCACTACAGTGTTAG
- the nmnat1 gene encoding nicotinamide/nicotinic acid mononucleotide adenylyltransferase 1 isoform X2: MSLRVVRLMQSTWTSVRLLTRSHMGDWSQSATMESSSRCKEVVLLACGSFNPITNMHLRMFELARDYLHETGKYMVIKGIISPVSDAYKKKGLVEASHRVAMIEKAVQCSDWVTIDPWESKQGEWLETVKVLRHHYENLMKLYGNDKKISTLPRRAKKRKAEDKDVCPLVERHDFKSDLPELMLLCGADVLESFGVPNLWKNEDLEEILGRFGLVCISRQRCNLQKCIYESDLIWRFREKIHLVTEWIDNDTSATKVRRALRRGQSVRYVIPDPVIDYIQQHRLYDQQSETKNSDVALAPLQRYREESSQGSLQC, encoded by the exons ATGTCGCTGAGGGTAGTGCGGTTGATgcagtctacatggacttcagtaaggcttctgacaaggtcccacatgggagactgGTCACAAAG CGCCACTATGGAGAGCTCGAGCAGGTGTAAAGAGGTGGTCTTGCTGGCTTGTGGTTCATTTAATCCCATCACAAACATGCACCTGAGGATGTTTGAATTAGCCCGCGATTACCTGCATGAAACAG GGAAATACATGGTGATAAAGGGCATAATATCTCCTGTGAGTGATGCATACAAAAAGAAGGGCCTTGTAGAGGCAAGCCATCGTGTAGCGATGATAGAAAAGGCTGTACAGTGCTCTGACTGGGTGACCATAGATCCTTGGGAAAGCAAGCAGGGGGAATGGCTGGAGACTGTCAAAGTTCTTAG GCATCATTATGAGAATCTGATGAAACTCTACGGCAATGACAAAAAGATCTCGACACTACCCAGAAGAGCAAAGAAAAGGAAGGCAGAAGATAAAGACGTCTGTCCACTAGTCGAAAGACATGATTTTAAATCAG ATTTGCCTGAGTTGATGCTGCTGTGTGGAGCCGATGTTTTAGAGTCATTCGGAGTTCCTAATCTGTGGAAAAACGAAGACCTAGAAGAAATCTTGGGCAGGTTCGGGCTGGTCTGCATTAGCCGACAAAGGTGCAATCTTCAAAAATGTATCTACGAGTCTGACCTCATCTGGAGGTTCAGGGAAAAAATTCACCTTGTGACCGAATGGATAGACAATGACACCTCGGCCACGAAGGTTCGCCGAGCTTTGCGAAGGGGACAGAGTGTTAGGTACGTGATCCCGGATCCCGTCATTGATTACATTCAGCAGCACCGGCTGTACGATCAGCAGAGTGAAACTAAGAATTCTGACGTCGCCCTAGCACCCCTGCAGCGCTACAGAGAAGAATCGAGTCAGGGCTCACTACAGTGTTAG
- the nmnat1 gene encoding nicotinamide/nicotinic acid mononucleotide adenylyltransferase 1 isoform X1 produces the protein MSLRVVRLMQSTWTSVRLLTRSHMGDWSQSSATMESSSRCKEVVLLACGSFNPITNMHLRMFELARDYLHETGKYMVIKGIISPVSDAYKKKGLVEASHRVAMIEKAVQCSDWVTIDPWESKQGEWLETVKVLRHHYENLMKLYGNDKKISTLPRRAKKRKAEDKDVCPLVERHDFKSDLPELMLLCGADVLESFGVPNLWKNEDLEEILGRFGLVCISRQRCNLQKCIYESDLIWRFREKIHLVTEWIDNDTSATKVRRALRRGQSVRYVIPDPVIDYIQQHRLYDQQSETKNSDVALAPLQRYREESSQGSLQC, from the exons ATGTCGCTGAGGGTAGTGCGGTTGATgcagtctacatggacttcagtaaggcttctgacaaggtcccacatgggagactgGTCACAAAG CAGCGCCACTATGGAGAGCTCGAGCAGGTGTAAAGAGGTGGTCTTGCTGGCTTGTGGTTCATTTAATCCCATCACAAACATGCACCTGAGGATGTTTGAATTAGCCCGCGATTACCTGCATGAAACAG GGAAATACATGGTGATAAAGGGCATAATATCTCCTGTGAGTGATGCATACAAAAAGAAGGGCCTTGTAGAGGCAAGCCATCGTGTAGCGATGATAGAAAAGGCTGTACAGTGCTCTGACTGGGTGACCATAGATCCTTGGGAAAGCAAGCAGGGGGAATGGCTGGAGACTGTCAAAGTTCTTAG GCATCATTATGAGAATCTGATGAAACTCTACGGCAATGACAAAAAGATCTCGACACTACCCAGAAGAGCAAAGAAAAGGAAGGCAGAAGATAAAGACGTCTGTCCACTAGTCGAAAGACATGATTTTAAATCAG ATTTGCCTGAGTTGATGCTGCTGTGTGGAGCCGATGTTTTAGAGTCATTCGGAGTTCCTAATCTGTGGAAAAACGAAGACCTAGAAGAAATCTTGGGCAGGTTCGGGCTGGTCTGCATTAGCCGACAAAGGTGCAATCTTCAAAAATGTATCTACGAGTCTGACCTCATCTGGAGGTTCAGGGAAAAAATTCACCTTGTGACCGAATGGATAGACAATGACACCTCGGCCACGAAGGTTCGCCGAGCTTTGCGAAGGGGACAGAGTGTTAGGTACGTGATCCCGGATCCCGTCATTGATTACATTCAGCAGCACCGGCTGTACGATCAGCAGAGTGAAACTAAGAATTCTGACGTCGCCCTAGCACCCCTGCAGCGCTACAGAGAAGAATCGAGTCAGGGCTCACTACAGTGTTAG